Proteins encoded in a region of the Rutidosis leptorrhynchoides isolate AG116_Rl617_1_P2 chromosome 9, CSIRO_AGI_Rlap_v1, whole genome shotgun sequence genome:
- the LOC139865724 gene encoding uncharacterized protein — protein sequence MASPQSRRIAVTPSTPNINNNNNNNNNNNNNNNNNNRVLNIKSPLSDETIWNRLREAGFDEESIKRRDKGSLIAHIAKLEAEIYNLQNQMGILIIEKKEWVANYEEMKSAAESAELTLKLDQSVHMSMLAEAKKREESLKKALGIEKECVTNIEKALHEMRAECAEAKVAADMKLADARSMMDDAVKKMTEANSKMQTAQSLEAEASRSRRAAERKLREIEAREDDLRRQMSSFKSECDLKEKEIGLERQSLAERQKSVQQSQERLLDGQALLNQREDYILSRGQEIDRLEKELQASRVNLEEELKAFRDEKYKLDLRAASLDARDEDLVTKENELKNKYEELQKRQEEIASKESDRIKQALANHEASLKERSCQFEAELETKLKLMNEKIESKRRDSELREVEISQREDLISEKEHDLEVKSRAVMDKEKDLLEKLNYVEEKEKSVISAERELELQKNVLQKQKEEVNRIQNDVEKSLKSLDEKSKEIVHAEEKVEAMRTETNELMILEGRLKEEIDLIRAQKRELEIEADRLKTEKEKFEVEWEMIDEKRKELRLEAERIAEERVTISKFLKDERDALKLEKDLLREQYKKDTETLSCDREMFMREIEKERSDWFSKIQKERTDFIMDIELQKKVVENSVEKKREEIEGYLREKTRAFEEEKKKELEYISSVKEIAAKEAEQVNIEMQKLANEREEINVDYERREKEWAELNASIEELKVQREKLEKQRELLHADRAEIIGQIEELKKLEDVKYVPYRIADIEECGSDSERRLKRYHVVKQKQHTKSRLMDPAQKNGIDLPTSKNELTNGSPSSPPPLSAPFGWLKRCASSLLEQTQSNKRRKQQKEINQSEDKSITPRGLSSLLNTAENENGGSTISAKETTIHIDKIITIRKVTSVSSDADATDNTLEGEREEQGENQDDTRKFVSQKLKGQVEG from the exons ATGGCGAGTCCTCAATCAAGAAGAATTGCAGTCACTCCATCAAcaccaaatattaataataataataataataataataataataataataataataataataataatagggttcTGAATATTAAAAGCCCTTTGAGCGATGAAACGATTTGGAATCGTCTTCGTGAAGCAGGTTTCGATGAAGAATCAATCAAGCGAAGAGATAAAGGATCTCTCATCGCTCATATTGCTAAACTTGAAGCTGAG ATATACAATCTTCAAAACCAAATGGGTATTTTGATTATCGAGAAAAAGGAGTGGGTTGCTAATTACGAAGAGATGAAATCTGCTGCTGAGTCAGCTGAATTAACCTTGAAACTCGATCAATCTGTTCATATGTCTATGTTAGCCGAAGCTAAGAAACGAGAAGAAAGTTTGAAGAAAGCACTTGGAATCGAGAAAGAATGTGTTACCAAT ATTGAGAAAGCGTTGCACGAGATGCGTGCGGAGTGTGCTGAGGCGAAAGTTGCAGCTGATATGAAATTAGCAGATGCACGAAGTATGATGGATGATGCTGTGAAGAAGATGACCGAAGCGAATTCAAAGATGCAAACTGCACAGTCTTTAGAAGCGGAAGCTAGTCGGTCTCGCCGTGCAGCTGAAAGAAAATTACGTGAAATTGAGGCACGTGAAGATGATCTTAGGAGGCAGATGAGCTCATTTAAGTCTGA GTGTGATTTGAAAGAAAAAGAAATAGGTCTTGAAAGACAATCGTTGGCTGAAAGGCAAAAATCTGTTCAACAATCACAAGAAAGGTTACTTGATGGGCAAGCTTTGCTAAATCAAAGGGAGGATTATATTCTTAGTAGAGGTCAAGAAATAGATCGCCTTGAGAAGGAGTTACAGGCTTCAAGAGTAAACCTAGAGGAAGAGCTTAAAGCCTTTAGAGACGAAAAGTACAAGTTGGATTTGAGAGCGGCTTCCTTGGATGCAAGAGATGag GATCTCGTTACCAAGGAAAATGAATTGAAAAACAAGTATGAAGAGTTGCAGAAACGACAAGAGGAAATTGCAAGCAAGGAAAGC GACCGGATCAAACAAGCGTTGGCTAATCATGAAGCTTCTTTAAAAGAAAGAAGTTGCCAATTTGAAGCTGAGTTAGAAACGAAGCTCAAGTTGATGAATGAAAAAATTGAGAGCAAAAGGCGAGATTCCGAGTTACGGGAAGTGGAGATTAGTCAACGGGAAGACTTAATTTCTGAAAAAGAGCATGATTTGGAGGTTAAGTCAAGAGCCGTTATGGATAAAGAAAAGGATCTTTTAGAAAAACTGAATTATGTTGAGGAGAAGGAGAAAAGTGTAATTTCAGCTGAAAGGGAGTTAGAGTTGCAGAAAAATGTGTTGCAGAAACAAAAAGAAGAGGTTAACCGTATTCAGAACGATGTTGAAAAGTCTTTGAAATCGTTAGATGAAAAAAGTAAGGAGATAGTTCATGCAGAGGAAAAAGTTGAGGCTATGAGAACTGAAACGAATGAATTAATGATCTTGGAAGGCAGATTGAAAGAAGAAATTGATCTGATAAGAGCTCAAAAACGGGAACTTGAGATTGAAGCGGATAGATTGAAAACCGAGAAAGAAAAGTTTGAAGTTGAGTGGGAGATGATTGATGAAAAACGAAAAGAATTGAGGCTCGAGGCGGAGCGTATTGCGGAAGAAAGAGTTACGATTTCAAAGTTTTTAAAAGATGAACGTGATGCTCTCAAGTTAGAAAAAGATTTATTGCGTGAACAATATAAGAAAGATACAGAGACACTTTCATGTGATCGAGAAATGTTTATGAGAGAAATCGAGAAGGAACGTTCTGATTGGTTTAGCAAAATTCAAAAAGAACGCACGGATTTTATTATGGATATTGAGTTACAGAAAAAGGTGGTGGAGAATTCTGTTGAAAAGAAACGTGAAGAAATTGAAGGTTATTTAAGGGAAAAAACGAGAGCttttgaagaagaaaagaagaaagagcTCGAGTATATATCGTCTGTTAAAGAAATAGCAGCAAAAGAAGCCGAACAAGTGAACATCGAGATGCAAAAACTCGCAAACGAGAGAGAGGAAATCAACGTTGATTATGAGAGAAGAGAAAAAGAATGGGCAGAGTTAAACGCTTCGATTGAAGAACTTAAAGTTCAAAGGGAAAAATTGGAGAAACAAAGGGAACTCTTGCATGCTGATAGAGCAGAAATTATTGGTCAGATTGAGGAGTTGAAGAAACTGGAAGATGTAAAATACGTTCCTTATCGTATTGCGGATATTGAAGAATGTGGTTCTGATTCCGAAAGACGTTTGAAAAGATATCATGTTGTGAAGCAGAAGCAGCATACAAAAAGTAGATTGATGGATCCAGCTCAGAAAAATGGGATAGATTTGCCGACGTCTAAAAATGAATTAACCAACGGGTCCCCTTCTTCTCCTCCTCCTCTATCTGCTCCTTTTGGGTGGCTTAAAAGATGTGCTAGTAGTTTGTTGGAGCAAACACAGAGTAACAAGAGAAGGAAGCAGCAAAAGGAAATTAATCAATCTGAAGACAAGAGTATTACCCCTCG AGGCTTATCATCACTGTTGAACACTGCGGAGAACGAAAATGGAGGGAGTACAATAAGTGCCAAGGAGACTACTATACATATAGACAAGATCATCACAATTCGTAAAGTAACATCCGTCAGCAGTGATGCAGATGCTACAGACAATACTTTG GAAGGCGAACGTGAAGAGCAAGGCGAAAATCAAGATGACACCAGGAAGTTTGTAAGCCAAAAGCTCAAGGGGCAAGTTGAAGGCTGA